A genomic segment from Limosilactobacillus sp. encodes:
- a CDS encoding Na+/H+ antiporter NhaC family protein gives MSLFKKSANRPEPVFSFGESLAVLVVILCILGYLIIVRKQEPQAPLFIAFTFLAIYGRLRGFSWDTVMDGMRSGLRAGVDPLVIFLSIGVLIATWIFSGTIPTIMYFGFKIISVKFFLPTVFIVCTLVGVACGSSFTTVSTMGIAFIGIGATLKINPGLTAGVIVSGAFCGSNISPLSGTTNLAASVGKISIYEHIKALMITDIPAWAICVVLYTMLGLNSKKVSLTAVHQMMHGLANGFWISGWAMLPVVLLIVLAILQVPAIPSLGLGSLFAAALGWIHAPATSISTITKTIMMGYVSHTGDKTIDTLLSKGGIASMLTSLALIIFALALGGLLIKFNIIGAIIDHLSKSIMTPGRLTTAVAVTCIGVNVLVGEHYLAIILPGQSFLKSFDQLGLKRKYLTRILNDAGAAVNAIIPWSVSGVFIAGALQIDPLKFIPWAFFPFLVTILAIITGAFLKPTEKPAAHTEAAAA, from the coding sequence ATGAGTCTATTTAAGAAATCAGCAAACCGGCCCGAACCGGTCTTTAGCTTTGGCGAGAGTCTCGCCGTCCTGGTAGTCATTCTGTGTATCCTGGGCTACCTGATTATCGTTCGCAAGCAGGAACCGCAAGCACCGTTATTCATCGCCTTCACCTTCCTGGCCATCTACGGCCGGCTGCGGGGCTTTTCTTGGGACACGGTCATGGATGGGATGCGCAGCGGACTGCGGGCCGGGGTTGACCCCCTGGTGATCTTCCTGTCGATCGGGGTCCTGATTGCCACCTGGATCTTCTCCGGGACGATTCCGACGATCATGTACTTCGGCTTCAAGATCATCTCGGTCAAGTTCTTCCTGCCGACGGTCTTCATCGTTTGTACCCTGGTTGGGGTCGCCTGCGGGAGCTCCTTTACCACCGTTTCCACGATGGGGATTGCCTTCATCGGGATCGGGGCGACGCTGAAGATCAACCCTGGTCTGACCGCCGGGGTGATTGTTTCCGGGGCCTTCTGTGGTTCCAACATTTCACCGCTGTCCGGGACCACCAACCTGGCCGCCAGCGTCGGTAAGATCAGCATCTACGAACACATTAAGGCGCTGATGATTACCGATATTCCGGCCTGGGCAATCTGCGTAGTGCTCTACACCATGCTGGGCCTGAACTCTAAGAAGGTCAGCTTAACCGCCGTTCACCAAATGATGCACGGCTTGGCCAACGGTTTTTGGATCTCCGGCTGGGCGATGCTGCCGGTGGTTCTGCTGATCGTCCTGGCGATCCTGCAGGTCCCGGCCATTCCATCGCTGGGCCTTGGTTCACTCTTTGCCGCCGCCCTCGGTTGGATCCACGCGCCAGCCACCAGTATCAGCACGATTACCAAGACAATCATGATGGGCTACGTTTCCCACACCGGTGACAAGACCATCGACACCTTGCTGTCCAAGGGTGGGATCGCCAGCATGCTGACGTCCTTAGCCCTGATCATTTTCGCCCTGGCACTTGGGGGACTTTTGATCAAGTTCAACATCATCGGTGCGATCATCGACCACCTGTCCAAGTCAATCATGACGCCGGGCCGGCTGACCACCGCCGTTGCCGTGACCTGCATCGGGGTCAACGTTCTAGTCGGGGAACACTACCTCGCCATCATCCTGCCGGGTCAGTCCTTCCTGAAGTCCTTTGACCAGCTGGGCTTGAAGCGCAAGTACCTCACCCGGATCCTAAACGATGCCGGGGCGGCCGTCAACGCGATCATCCCGTGGTCGGTTTCCGGGGTCTTCATCGCTGGTGCCCTGCAGATTGACCCGCTCAAGTTTATCCCGTGGGCCTTCTTCCCGTTCCTGGTAACGATCCTCGCCATCATCACCGGGGCCTTTCTGAAGCCAACCGAAAAGCCAGCAGCGCACACTGAAGCCGCTGCGGCCTAG
- a CDS encoding asparaginase: MAQKKLLLLSTGGTIASVVSDEGLVPGETGEQLLQMLGSVPYDVTVKDILQLDSSNIQPEEWKTIAEAIYRYRNDFDGIVVSHGTDTMAYTASMMTFMLQNINVPVVFTGSQVPINVILSDAPDNLQLAFAAAAQLPPDIYLAFNRKIMRGCRSVKVRTTAFNAFESVNVPPVAAVTSDGFTIMNRRPHHQQDCVLNTRIDTNVFLVKLFPGFDPRFLQAMAKHDCHGIVIEAYGLGGMTYIRRNIAAAVGQLIRREIPVVATSQCLYERSDLTKYEVGRQALVEGAISAHDMTSESAITKLMWGLGQGMDVAAITKFFETDVAGEVTLN, translated from the coding sequence ATGGCACAGAAAAAACTATTATTACTATCCACCGGTGGCACCATCGCCTCGGTCGTCTCTGACGAGGGTCTGGTCCCCGGCGAAACCGGTGAGCAGTTGCTGCAAATGCTGGGGAGCGTCCCTTACGACGTCACCGTCAAGGACATTCTCCAGCTGGACTCGTCCAACATCCAGCCCGAGGAATGGAAGACGATCGCGGAGGCCATCTACCGCTACCGCAACGACTTCGACGGAATCGTCGTCTCCCACGGCACCGACACGATGGCCTATACGGCGTCGATGATGACCTTCATGCTCCAAAATATCAACGTCCCGGTGGTCTTCACCGGAAGTCAGGTCCCGATCAACGTCATCTTAAGCGACGCTCCCGACAACCTCCAGCTGGCCTTCGCTGCGGCCGCCCAGCTGCCACCGGACATCTACCTGGCCTTTAACCGCAAGATCATGCGCGGCTGCCGGAGCGTCAAGGTACGGACGACCGCCTTCAACGCCTTCGAGAGCGTCAACGTGCCGCCAGTGGCCGCCGTGACCTCCGACGGCTTTACCATCATGAACCGCCGGCCGCACCACCAGCAGGATTGCGTCCTCAACACCCGGATCGACACCAACGTTTTCCTGGTCAAACTCTTCCCTGGCTTTGATCCCCGCTTCCTGCAAGCGATGGCTAAACACGACTGCCACGGGATCGTGATCGAGGCGTACGGGCTCGGCGGGATGACCTACATTCGCCGCAACATCGCCGCTGCGGTCGGCCAGCTGATCCGCCGCGAGATCCCGGTCGTGGCGACCAGCCAGTGCCTGTACGAGCGCAGCGACCTGACCAAGTATGAGGTCGGCCGCCAGGCGCTGGTCGAAGGGGCAATCAGCGCCCACGACATGACCTCCGAGAGCGCCATCACCAAGCTGATGTGGGGCCTCGGCCAGGGGATGGACGTCGCGGCGATCACGAAATTCTTCGAGACCGACGTGGCCGGCGAAGTGACTTTGAATTAG
- a CDS encoding alpha/beta hydrolase: MEITIQRAGLTLRGVLEGTDKLENDRVAILMHGFQGNRGYQAGKLLYDLSAKLNQAGIPTLRFDFAGCGESDGDFAQMTVLGEILDGMAIIDFARTKIGARQIYLVGHSQGGVVASMLAGYYRDLIDKLVLLAPAATLKDDALYGRCQGSTYDPNHIPLAVEVNGQEVSGQYFRTAQLLPIYETAQHFGNPTLIIHGLDDQVVSPEAARKYNVIIPNTELHLLEGEDHLLEGPKLAETLQTVSEFLQK; the protein is encoded by the coding sequence ATGGAGATAACGATTCAACGTGCTGGACTGACGCTCCGGGGCGTGCTGGAGGGCACCGACAAGCTGGAGAACGATCGGGTAGCGATCCTGATGCACGGCTTTCAGGGGAACCGCGGCTACCAAGCCGGCAAGCTATTGTACGACCTGTCCGCCAAGCTGAACCAGGCGGGGATCCCGACGCTGCGCTTTGACTTTGCCGGCTGCGGCGAGAGCGACGGCGACTTTGCCCAGATGACGGTGCTGGGTGAAATCCTGGACGGGATGGCCATCATCGATTTTGCCCGGACCAAGATTGGGGCCCGGCAGATCTACCTGGTCGGTCACTCCCAGGGCGGGGTCGTGGCCTCGATGCTGGCGGGCTACTACCGCGACCTGATCGACAAGCTGGTGCTGCTGGCCCCGGCAGCAACGCTCAAGGACGACGCCCTCTACGGCCGTTGCCAGGGCAGCACCTACGACCCGAACCACATTCCGCTGGCGGTCGAGGTGAACGGCCAGGAGGTCAGCGGCCAGTATTTTCGGACCGCCCAGCTGCTGCCGATTTACGAAACGGCCCAGCACTTCGGCAATCCGACGCTGATCATTCATGGCCTAGACGACCAGGTGGTATCACCGGAGGCCGCCCGTAAGTACAACGTGATTATTCCAAACACCGAGCTGCACCTCCTGGAAGGCGAGGATCACCTCTTGGAGGGGCCAAAGCTGGCAGAGACGCTGCAGACCGTGAGCGAATTTTTGCAAAAATAA